In one Prosthecochloris aestuarii DSM 271 genomic region, the following are encoded:
- a CDS encoding DUF4231 domain-containing protein, with product MTERKKMTPEEYLENRLEDQITWYDKKSGVNKLGFIGFQIATLIASASIPVISLFSGAIWARLVVAILGSTTTVTAGIVALYQFREHWIQYRTTAESLKQEKYRFHTKTEPYSGENAFSILVDRVESLVFEENTTWHQRLLTKKEDTEEPENNQ from the coding sequence TTGACAGAAAGAAAAAAGATGACTCCTGAGGAGTACCTTGAAAACCGTTTAGAAGATCAGATCACTTGGTACGATAAGAAGAGTGGTGTTAACAAACTTGGTTTTATTGGCTTCCAGATTGCCACGCTCATCGCATCAGCTTCAATTCCTGTCATCTCTTTATTTTCTGGTGCTATCTGGGCTCGCCTAGTTGTTGCGATTCTTGGTTCTACGACTACGGTTACTGCAGGAATTGTGGCACTCTACCAGTTCCGTGAACACTGGATCCAATACAGAACAACAGCAGAATCTCTGAAGCAGGAAAAATACCGGTTTCACACTAAAACCGAACCGTACTCAGGGGAAAATGCATTTTCAATACTTGTTGATCGCGTTGAGTCACTCGTATTCGAAGAGAACACAACGTGGCACCAACGCCTTTTAACAAAGAAAGAAGATACGGAAGAGCCCGAAAATAATCAGTAG
- a CDS encoding transposase: MRKQRKNYTAQEKVFIIKRHLVDQVPVSDLCDEYNLQPNVFCRWQKEFFENGSAAFEKKNAKKKKTSAEQKRIEQLETKLRN; this comes from the coding sequence ATGCGCAAACAGCGAAAAAATTACACGGCCCAAGAAAAGGTTTTCATCATCAAGCGACACCTTGTTGACCAGGTTCCGGTCTCTGATCTTTGTGATGAGTACAACCTCCAGCCTAACGTCTTCTGCCGGTGGCAGAAGGAGTTTTTCGAGAACGGCTCTGCCGCTTTCGAAAAAAAGAATGCAAAGAAAAAGAAAACAAGCGCCGAACAAAAACGCATCGAGCAGCTTGAGACAAAGCTAAGGAACTAG
- a CDS encoding TIR domain-containing protein, whose protein sequence is MDSIPPNSETAKKDSLGSTGKNNRHDKQQKSFAVRLVGYDMFLSFSLGPPPRGTRNYASDLARRLQDRNFTVFFSEEEAVPGDQLDSTLQQALFRSKCLVVIVNRGTLKDPRWVRKEVEEYRARHPGRPVIIINIGGALQDPELKDEAQQWLVYEDKIWLDESVSAVEQGRVSERLLDRLSITPKHIKRNLWWRGIKAGVFSLLTVFIVGMLFFAWRYGNENQRAKAATLLSVVNKEQTLDIKLATRLALEVEKSVPSPQSYEILKECYDQLPDYVANLDASNRPLTGIFSNDGNIFAAGFHDGTVNVWQPPSWKHIFSKKHDAAVSVIASNEAGTLLASSDAQGLTCVWNVKERKPLWSFQSAKPLSALDFTPDSNRLLLIEGKKYQSQVFFSGRVFDIATGRQLMEFNNAQPFTGGFFINDGNLVVTGSSDGSVLVWDSYSGALRKTLLPKSGEGIDAIEAIVSDAKRDLFAAVTFTNVHLWRSRDLSSFFHTSLSSGNVSVVLQEHPERSVLAVGCANGMVRLFSWCPARPEQPVTETCVKLPFNTIKVALNHEKDYFAAGSGHGIVNLWQHVGLPQVCGRVTTGSTTNTTVLSFDPTGEYLVVGTEYGSLQVVKGWRSLRYQTIAHQGEENITAFAFHPKKKWVITVAETTDIIDKTKPSHATVVLWDYSRNPAVAIDTVVHNSIVKDIAVNRDGTFYATASGNKISLWSTQDGCNLKTITFPAEVRCLSFARQHDLLAIGLGDNMVMVYERGSWKQLKQMKLSKSVSKVAFSAGDRYLGALCSGGPVYLYETGNWNASPRMVSGFDGRDRLLTMAFHPVEDLLAIGTEKDAYLCDIVTGKKKGVFFAGEWIFNMARSNDGKMLLTENGDERAGIPVSVPTVFDLFSQELLFTIPGIPLHSEPQFSYDDQLIGALDFNDLILFSLSRDTLIQRAENAVMSRPMTADEKRRYLGEAGLNSSFPVHAFFFIPPEQRLETLGYLSLFFLCAVILVALAGRPLTFRDTLGIEMPFSSERAQMIIESWNKDLRAQAADRQTKADFIMLLVYPVVLSLACVILSETSYGWMQTAGIIFSWLVLLCIPLDALENVMILKMLDGATDKPIPQITTAAAIIKFMLVIMALLYILIKVFPYIQSQQIG, encoded by the coding sequence ATGGACAGCATTCCCCCAAACTCTGAAACAGCAAAAAAAGATTCCTTAGGCTCAACAGGAAAGAATAATCGTCACGATAAACAGCAAAAAAGTTTTGCCGTACGTCTGGTGGGGTATGACATGTTTCTTTCTTTTTCACTGGGGCCCCCTCCACGCGGAACACGAAACTACGCATCCGATCTCGCCCGCCGTCTGCAGGATAGAAATTTCACCGTGTTCTTCAGCGAAGAGGAGGCTGTTCCAGGAGATCAACTCGACAGTACTCTCCAACAAGCTCTTTTTCGTTCGAAATGTCTTGTGGTCATAGTCAATCGCGGGACGCTGAAGGATCCCCGCTGGGTTCGCAAGGAGGTTGAGGAATATAGAGCCCGGCATCCCGGTCGTCCAGTCATTATCATCAATATAGGTGGTGCGTTACAAGACCCTGAACTGAAGGATGAGGCGCAGCAATGGCTTGTCTACGAGGATAAAATCTGGCTTGATGAATCGGTATCGGCTGTAGAGCAGGGAAGGGTAAGCGAAAGGCTTTTAGATCGACTTTCTATTACGCCAAAACATATCAAGAGGAATTTATGGTGGAGGGGAATTAAAGCTGGAGTTTTTTCTCTTCTCACTGTTTTTATTGTCGGGATGCTTTTTTTTGCCTGGCGTTACGGAAACGAAAATCAACGAGCTAAAGCAGCAACATTGCTTTCTGTGGTTAACAAGGAGCAAACCCTGGATATTAAATTGGCTACACGCCTTGCTCTTGAAGTAGAAAAAAGTGTGCCGTCGCCCCAAAGTTACGAAATACTCAAAGAGTGTTATGACCAGCTTCCCGATTATGTCGCCAATCTTGATGCTTCAAACCGTCCATTGACAGGTATATTCAGCAATGATGGAAACATTTTTGCTGCTGGATTTCATGATGGAACCGTGAATGTATGGCAACCACCGTCCTGGAAACATATTTTTTCAAAGAAACATGACGCTGCCGTTTCAGTAATAGCATCCAATGAGGCTGGAACACTACTTGCATCTTCTGATGCACAGGGTTTGACCTGTGTTTGGAATGTGAAAGAGCGGAAACCGCTCTGGAGTTTTCAAAGCGCAAAGCCATTGTCTGCTCTGGATTTTACGCCAGATAGCAATCGTTTGCTGCTCATCGAAGGAAAAAAGTATCAGAGCCAGGTTTTCTTTTCAGGCCGGGTTTTTGATATAGCTACTGGCAGGCAACTCATGGAGTTCAACAATGCGCAACCCTTTACGGGAGGATTTTTCATCAATGACGGGAATTTGGTCGTTACAGGTTCGAGTGATGGTTCCGTGCTGGTATGGGATTCATACTCTGGTGCGTTGCGAAAAACGTTGCTGCCTAAAAGCGGGGAGGGAATTGATGCTATTGAAGCAATTGTGTCAGATGCCAAACGTGATCTCTTTGCTGCGGTAACATTTACAAACGTCCATCTCTGGAGAAGCCGTGACTTATCTTCCTTTTTTCACACATCTTTAAGCAGTGGTAATGTCAGTGTTGTTCTGCAGGAGCATCCTGAGCGCAGTGTGCTTGCTGTCGGTTGTGCCAACGGCATGGTGCGGTTGTTCAGCTGGTGCCCGGCTCGTCCCGAACAGCCGGTTACTGAGACGTGTGTAAAGTTGCCGTTCAATACGATCAAGGTTGCCCTCAACCATGAAAAGGATTATTTCGCTGCTGGCAGCGGTCATGGTATTGTGAATCTCTGGCAGCATGTTGGTCTGCCACAAGTCTGTGGAAGGGTCACGACCGGAAGCACAACGAATACGACAGTCCTCTCTTTTGATCCGACCGGCGAATATCTGGTGGTAGGCACTGAGTATGGTTCACTGCAGGTTGTGAAAGGATGGCGGTCGTTGCGTTACCAGACTATTGCTCATCAAGGTGAGGAAAATATAACGGCATTTGCCTTTCACCCGAAGAAAAAATGGGTTATAACAGTAGCGGAAACTACAGATATTATCGATAAAACAAAACCATCACATGCAACGGTTGTCCTTTGGGATTATTCCCGAAACCCCGCTGTAGCCATCGACACTGTTGTTCATAATAGTATTGTAAAAGATATCGCAGTCAATCGAGATGGAACGTTTTATGCGACAGCAAGCGGCAATAAGATTTCATTATGGTCAACCCAGGATGGCTGTAATCTGAAAACTATCACTTTCCCTGCTGAGGTTCGTTGTCTATCATTTGCTAGGCAGCATGATCTGCTCGCCATAGGTTTGGGAGACAATATGGTTATGGTATACGAGAGAGGAAGCTGGAAGCAGCTAAAGCAAATGAAACTTTCAAAGTCTGTGTCAAAAGTAGCATTCAGCGCCGGGGATCGTTACTTGGGCGCGCTTTGTTCCGGAGGGCCTGTTTACCTTTATGAGACAGGAAACTGGAATGCTTCCCCCAGAATGGTTAGTGGTTTTGACGGGCGGGATCGTCTACTTACTATGGCTTTCCACCCGGTCGAGGATCTTCTGGCAATCGGCACTGAAAAGGACGCGTATCTCTGCGACATTGTAACTGGCAAAAAGAAAGGCGTGTTTTTTGCCGGCGAATGGATTTTTAACATGGCCAGATCAAATGACGGCAAGATGCTCTTGACCGAAAACGGTGACGAACGAGCTGGCATTCCTGTATCGGTTCCAACCGTCTTTGATCTTTTTTCCCAAGAATTACTCTTTACCATTCCGGGCATTCCCCTGCACAGTGAACCCCAATTTTCATATGATGATCAACTCATTGGAGCTTTGGACTTCAACGACCTTATCCTTTTCAGCTTGTCACGGGATACACTTATCCAAAGGGCTGAAAATGCTGTTATGTCAAGGCCTATGACAGCGGATGAAAAGAGGAGATATCTTGGTGAGGCTGGGTTAAATTCATCGTTTCCTGTTCATGCATTTTTTTTCATACCTCCGGAGCAACGACTCGAAACATTAGGCTACCTTTCGCTTTTTTTTCTTTGTGCAGTCATACTGGTAGCGCTTGCAGGCCGGCCATTGACGTTCCGTGATACACTTGGTATAGAAATGCCTTTTTCATCTGAGAGAGCACAGATGATCATTGAAAGCTGGAACAAGGATTTACGAGCC
- a CDS encoding DNA cytosine methyltransferase, translating into MKLISIDIFSGVGGLTEGLHKAGFQTELAFEIDELASKVYKLNHKKTKVITDDIRNISTENVKQELGNKTIHLLAGCPPCQGFSSIRRLNKPEPVKDDRNKLIKEFVRFVKELMPYTFMMENVPGLALDKSFKSALKELENAGYYKPDWKIVNIKDYGVPQSRKRLVLVGSRLAPLRIAEPTKKKKTVRQVIGKLPKPENSMDPLHQIFPSHSDEILNLIKDIPKNGGSRKDLGKDRQLKCHQKENVGFNDVYGRLRWDDFSTTITGGCLNPSKGRFLHPEQDRCISAREASMLQSFPKTYKFPIDAPRTKIALMIGNALPPEFSKIQAENIKSHILTHL; encoded by the coding sequence ATGAAATTGATATCTATAGATATATTTAGTGGAGTTGGAGGGCTTACAGAAGGACTCCACAAGGCTGGTTTCCAGACAGAACTTGCTTTTGAAATTGACGAGCTTGCATCAAAGGTATATAAACTGAATCATAAAAAGACCAAAGTCATAACTGATGATATCAGAAACATCTCAACTGAAAATGTAAAGCAAGAACTAGGCAACAAAACGATTCATTTACTTGCTGGCTGCCCACCTTGTCAGGGATTCAGTTCAATACGAAGACTTAATAAACCCGAGCCCGTCAAAGATGATAGAAACAAGCTAATCAAGGAATTTGTAAGGTTTGTGAAAGAATTAATGCCCTATACCTTCATGATGGAAAACGTGCCGGGTTTGGCACTCGACAAATCCTTTAAATCTGCTCTTAAAGAATTGGAAAATGCAGGCTACTACAAGCCTGATTGGAAGATTGTTAACATTAAGGATTACGGTGTTCCTCAAAGCAGAAAAAGACTCGTGTTGGTTGGTTCAAGATTAGCTCCCTTAAGAATTGCAGAACCTACAAAAAAGAAAAAGACAGTTAGACAAGTAATAGGCAAACTCCCAAAACCTGAGAACTCAATGGACCCATTACACCAGATTTTTCCTAGTCACTCAGATGAAATATTGAATTTGATTAAGGACATCCCCAAAAATGGTGGAAGTAGGAAAGATTTGGGGAAAGACCGACAATTAAAATGTCATCAAAAAGAAAATGTAGGTTTTAATGATGTATATGGTCGGTTAAGATGGGATGATTTTTCTACAACAATCACGGGTGGTTGTTTAAATCCTTCTAAAGGTCGTTTTCTTCATCCAGAACAAGATAGATGTATTTCAGCAAGAGAAGCGTCTATGCTTCAGTCATTCCCAAAGACTTATAAGTTTCCAATTGATGCTCCAAGAACAAAAATTGCATTGATGATTGGGAATGCTTTGCCACCTGAGTTTAGTAAAATCCAAGCTGAGAACATTAAATCGCACATTTTAACTCACCTTTAA
- a CDS encoding IS3-like element ISPae1 family transposase (programmed frameshift) codes for MKTKRYSTEQIIGILKEAEAGMPVKELCRKYGVSDATIYNWKSKYAGMSVSEAQRLKELESENHRLKKLVADQALDIQMLKEINFKKVVTPEAKRNAVKHLHDTFGQSLRKLCILIGLNRSSWYYEPQPDSNEPIRKRLRELADERKRWGYRRLHYLLRREGFQINHKRTERLYREENLMLRVRRRRKMASENRVAPPPPERKNHCWAMDFMSDNLYNGRRFRVLNVLDSYSRDYLGFEVDTSINGKRVCSVLERIAWFKGLPELITVDNGPEFIGKALDAWAHRHGVKLVFNRPGKPVDNTYIESFNGRLRDECLNVNWFMSLGHAREVIAEWQEDYNSVRPHSSLGTRTPEEFLVQQTEFCQKEVVY; via the exons ATGAAAACCAAGCGTTACAGCACGGAACAGATCATCGGGATCCTGAAAGAAGCCGAGGCAGGCATGCCGGTCAAGGAGCTCTGCCGCAAGTACGGCGTCAGCGATGCGACGATTTACAACTGGAAATCGAAGTATGCCGGCATGAGCGTCAGCGAGGCGCAGCGTCTCAAGGAGCTTGAAAGCGAGAACCATCGTTTGAAGAAGCTGGTTGCCGATCAGGCGCTCGATATCCAGATGCTCAAGGAGATCAATT TCAAAAAAGTGGTAACGCCCGAGGCGAAGCGCAATGCCGTCAAGCATTTGCACGATACCTTCGGGCAAAGTCTGAGAAAGCTCTGTATCTTGATCGGGCTGAACCGTTCAAGCTGGTATTACGAGCCTCAACCGGATAGCAACGAACCAATCAGGAAGCGGTTACGGGAATTGGCCGATGAGCGCAAACGCTGGGGGTACCGGCGATTGCATTACCTGTTGCGTCGAGAAGGATTTCAGATCAACCACAAACGGACAGAACGGCTGTACCGGGAAGAAAACCTGATGCTGCGGGTCAGAAGGCGCAGGAAGATGGCCTCAGAGAACCGTGTTGCCCCGCCACCACCGGAGCGGAAGAACCACTGCTGGGCGATGGATTTTATGAGCGACAATCTGTATAACGGCCGTCGTTTTCGGGTACTCAACGTGCTGGACAGCTACAGCAGGGATTATCTCGGTTTTGAAGTCGATACCTCAATCAATGGCAAGCGAGTATGCAGTGTTCTCGAACGGATTGCCTGGTTCAAAGGCTTGCCGGAACTGATCACGGTGGACAATGGCCCAGAATTCATCGGTAAGGCACTGGATGCCTGGGCACATCGGCATGGAGTGAAGCTGGTGTTCAATCGACCGGGCAAGCCGGTTGACAACACCTATATCGAAAGCTTTAACGGCAGGCTGCGGGATGAATGCCTGAACGTAAACTGGTTTATGAGTCTGGGGCATGCACGAGAGGTTATCGCAGAATGGCAGGAGGATTACAATTCGGTCCGTCCGCACAGCTCATTGGGAACGCGGACACCCGAAGAATTTCTGGTTCAGCAAACTGAATTTTGCCAAAAAGAAGTGGTCTATTGA
- a CDS encoding IS3-like element ISPae1 family transposase (programmed frameshift), protein MKTKRYSTEQIIGILKEAEAGMPVKELCRKYGVSDATIYNWKSKYAGMSVSEAQRLKELESENHRLKKLVADQALDIQMLKEINFKKVVTPEAKRNAVKHLHDTFGQSLRKLCILIGLNRSSWYYEPQPDSNEPIRKRLRELADERKRWGYRRLHYLLRREGFQINHKRTERLYREENLMLRVRRRRKMASESRVAPPPPERKNHCWAMDFMSDNLYNGRRFRVLNVLDSYSRDYLGFEVDTSINGKRVCSVLERIAWFKGLPELITVDNGPEFIGKALDAWAHRHGVKLVFNRPGKPVDNTYIESFNGRLRDECLNVNWFMSLGHAREVIAEWQEDYNSVRPHSSLGTRTPEEFLVQQTEFCQKEVVY, encoded by the exons ATGAAAACCAAGCGTTACAGCACGGAACAGATCATCGGGATCCTGAAAGAAGCCGAGGCAGGCATGCCGGTCAAGGAGCTCTGCCGCAAGTACGGCGTCAGCGATGCGACGATTTACAACTGGAAATCGAAGTATGCCGGCATGAGCGTCAGCGAGGCGCAGCGTCTCAAGGAGCTTGAAAGCGAGAACCATCGTTTGAAGAAGCTGGTTGCCGATCAGGCGCTCGATATCCAGATGCTCAAGGAGATCAATT TCAAAAAAGTGGTAACGCCCGAGGCGAAGCGCAATGCCGTCAAGCATTTGCACGATACCTTCGGGCAAAGTCTGAGAAAGCTCTGTATCTTGATCGGGCTGAACCGTTCAAGCTGGTATTACGAGCCTCAACCGGATAGCAACGAACCAATCAGGAAGCGGTTACGGGAATTGGCCGATGAGCGCAAACGCTGGGGGTACCGGCGATTGCATTACCTGTTGCGTCGAGAAGGATTTCAGATCAACCACAAACGGACAGAACGGCTGTACCGGGAAGAAAACCTGATGCTGCGGGTCAGAAGGCGCAGGAAGATGGCCTCAGAGAGCCGTGTTGCCCCGCCACCACCGGAGCGGAAGAACCACTGCTGGGCGATGGATTTTATGAGCGACAATCTGTATAACGGCCGTCGTTTTCGGGTACTCAACGTGCTGGACAGCTACAGCAGGGATTATCTCGGTTTTGAAGTCGATACCTCAATCAATGGCAAGCGAGTATGCAGTGTTCTCGAACGGATTGCCTGGTTCAAAGGCTTGCCGGAACTGATCACGGTGGACAATGGCCCAGAATTCATCGGTAAGGCACTGGATGCCTGGGCACATCGGCATGGAGTGAAGCTGGTGTTCAATCGACCGGGCAAGCCGGTTGACAACACCTATATCGAAAGCTTTAACGGCAGGCTGCGGGATGAATGCCTGAACGTAAACTGGTTTATGAGTCTGGGGCATGCACGAGAGGTTATCGCAGAATGGCAGGAGGATTACAATTCGGTCCGTCCGCACAGCTCATTGGGAACGCGGACACCCGAAGAATTTCTGGTTCAGCAAACTGAATTTTGCCAAAAAGAAGTGGTCTATTGA
- a CDS encoding ATP-dependent helicase, producing MPLFRDTYSAADLSLTDDQYNAVIDDTNEILCLACAGSGKSRTLSFRIARLIHEGAKPENIIAFTFTEKAAESIKRRVASALEKAGLPVALVGAMYIGTIHAFCQNLLGSMNAKYRQYEVLNENRLRLFLLSRYYELELNALQANRNARMFQTIAEVSNAWKMANDEMLSLDEIEEEDAPLGSCLKNINNRLNSDQYIDFSLMIRLVVEALEANNTEIYAALESANHLMVDEYQDVNISQERLIRGLYSRLNSLFVVGDDDQSIYGWRGADVRNIIEFDQRYPNCSTHTLSTNFRSTNTIVSTSDRFIQHQLSTARIDKAPISNSDGNIQHFGNLWFRTKQDEAEWIANRINQLLGTKYIETDGSERGLTKSDFAILMRSVQGGTRNGGAPYHRDYTNALSKADINYIIEAEGSIFERLHARTLRDAMSLLRSPGYPRREAINFFNSNILPVFPNADLNKFLEILADWNNQIHRPIGGARRKVYPQLLVHELLEAFRISTTEFQNHEQVMRDLGVFSGIILDVEKVFVSIDTGQRYQSMLNFLENVAESGYDTTQVELMSRPDAVTISTVHKMKGLEFPVVFIVDVVQQRFPGKRSSYNGWLPLNLIQNPLSRGLYQSNIFGEARLFYTALTRAERFLYVTGSSIQPGLQRPKNPSPFKLIIQGLNDPEVITDTTHLPDNIERIEQRPRIDEESMPTSFTEIKDYLECPMKYKFRKIYGYSPAVPELFGYGLTTHTAINRAHQLFANAAPTREEAGEITEDVFHLKHVFPSRDPEREGPYERAKNASKRLVGNYAEGYPEDFVQSRSLEQRFEIKANNALITGSIDLLLREDNNGNILEARVIDFKSMDFPEGQLNPFFWINLSLQVQLYAYAADIVLGENAKTGSVHLLKALSTEEVPNRVNVPITDEAIESAIQNIEWAVNRILEGEFPMRPSVGKCEECDFRKICSKQRQEFNSTVVPNPIHIPETNGTTELRVRSFSDVE from the coding sequence ATGCCACTATTTAGAGACACTTATTCCGCTGCTGATTTATCATTAACTGATGATCAATATAATGCAGTCATAGATGACACAAATGAGATTTTATGTTTGGCTTGTGCAGGATCTGGAAAATCAAGAACTCTTTCCTTCAGAATAGCGAGACTAATTCATGAAGGCGCTAAACCGGAGAATATAATTGCATTTACCTTTACCGAAAAAGCCGCTGAATCTATAAAAAGACGTGTTGCTTCTGCCCTTGAAAAGGCCGGACTACCTGTGGCTTTAGTTGGAGCAATGTACATAGGAACAATACATGCATTTTGCCAAAATCTTTTAGGTTCAATGAATGCAAAGTATAGGCAATATGAAGTACTTAATGAGAACCGGTTGAGATTATTTTTATTGTCAAGATATTATGAATTAGAATTAAATGCCTTACAAGCAAATAGAAATGCGAGGATGTTCCAAACCATAGCTGAAGTATCTAATGCTTGGAAGATGGCGAATGATGAGATGTTATCTCTTGATGAAATTGAAGAAGAAGATGCTCCATTGGGCTCTTGCTTAAAAAACATAAATAATCGATTAAACTCTGACCAATACATTGACTTTTCATTAATGATTCGATTGGTTGTTGAAGCATTAGAAGCCAATAATACAGAAATATATGCTGCACTTGAAAGTGCAAATCATCTAATGGTTGATGAATATCAAGATGTCAATATATCTCAAGAACGATTAATTAGGGGTTTATATAGTCGCCTGAACTCATTATTTGTCGTAGGTGACGATGACCAATCCATTTATGGTTGGAGAGGTGCAGATGTTAGAAATATAATTGAGTTTGATCAGAGATACCCAAATTGCTCAACCCATACCCTGTCAACAAACTTTCGAAGTACAAATACCATTGTCTCTACATCGGACAGATTTATTCAACATCAACTAAGTACTGCAAGGATTGATAAAGCACCAATATCAAACTCAGATGGTAATATACAGCACTTCGGAAACCTATGGTTTAGAACAAAGCAAGATGAAGCTGAGTGGATAGCTAACCGAATAAATCAATTACTTGGAACTAAATATATAGAAACGGACGGATCAGAAAGAGGGCTCACTAAATCTGACTTTGCAATATTGATGCGTTCAGTACAAGGAGGCACACGAAATGGTGGAGCCCCATATCATCGAGACTACACAAATGCGCTTTCAAAGGCTGACATTAATTATATAATCGAAGCAGAGGGCTCTATTTTTGAAAGACTTCATGCAAGGACTCTTAGAGATGCTATGAGCCTTTTAAGGTCTCCTGGATATCCTCGAAGAGAAGCAATTAATTTTTTCAACTCTAATATTCTACCAGTATTCCCAAATGCTGATTTAAATAAATTTTTAGAAATCTTGGCTGATTGGAATAATCAAATTCATAGACCAATTGGCGGAGCAAGAAGAAAGGTATACCCTCAATTATTAGTTCATGAATTATTAGAAGCATTCAGAATTTCAACTACAGAATTTCAAAATCATGAACAAGTGATGCGTGATTTAGGAGTTTTTAGTGGGATTATTTTGGATGTTGAAAAGGTATTTGTAAGTATTGATACAGGTCAGAGATACCAAAGTATGTTAAATTTCCTCGAAAATGTAGCTGAGTCTGGATATGATACAACCCAAGTAGAGCTAATGTCGAGACCTGATGCTGTTACAATTTCGACAGTTCATAAAATGAAAGGGCTTGAATTCCCTGTGGTCTTTATCGTGGATGTTGTTCAACAACGTTTTCCCGGTAAGAGAAGTAGTTATAATGGCTGGTTACCTTTAAACCTTATTCAAAATCCTTTATCCAGAGGTTTATATCAATCGAATATTTTTGGCGAGGCAAGACTTTTTTATACGGCTTTAACACGTGCTGAAAGATTTTTATATGTTACAGGAAGCAGCATTCAACCGGGATTGCAAAGGCCTAAAAACCCAAGTCCGTTCAAACTTATAATTCAAGGACTGAATGACCCTGAGGTGATAACTGATACAACACATTTACCTGATAATATTGAGAGAATAGAACAACGCCCTCGCATAGACGAAGAATCAATGCCTACAAGTTTTACAGAAATTAAGGACTATTTAGAGTGTCCAATGAAATATAAATTTCGTAAAATTTACGGCTACAGTCCTGCCGTACCTGAGTTATTTGGTTATGGATTAACTACTCATACTGCAATAAATAGAGCTCATCAACTTTTTGCAAATGCGGCACCAACACGAGAAGAAGCCGGAGAAATTACTGAGGATGTTTTTCATTTAAAGCATGTGTTTCCATCAAGAGATCCCGAGAGAGAAGGACCCTATGAAAGAGCCAAAAACGCCTCAAAACGTTTAGTGGGTAATTATGCAGAAGGTTATCCAGAAGATTTTGTGCAAAGCCGGTCATTAGAGCAGCGTTTCGAGATAAAAGCTAACAATGCATTAATTACTGGTTCAATCGATTTGCTATTACGAGAGGATAATAATGGGAATATTTTAGAGGCAAGAGTAATAGATTTCAAGTCAATGGATTTTCCTGAGGGACAGTTAAATCCCTTTTTCTGGATAAATCTTTCTTTACAAGTTCAGCTTTATGCTTATGCGGCAGACATAGTTTTAGGAGAGAATGCGAAAACAGGTTCGGTTCATTTATTAAAAGCACTAAGTACAGAAGAAGTGCCAAATAGAGTAAATGTTCCGATTACAGATGAAGCTATTGAATCTGCTATTCAGAATATAGAGTGGGCTGTTAATCGAATTCTTGAGGGAGAGTTTCCTATGAGGCCGAGCGTTGGTAAATGTGAGGAATGCGACTTTAGGAAAATTTGCTCAAAACAGAGACAAGAGTTTAATTCGACCGTAGTTCCAAATCCGATACATATTCCAGAAACTAATGGGACGACAGAGCTAAGAGTTAGAAGTTTTAGTGACGTAGAATGA